A stretch of the Terriglobales bacterium genome encodes the following:
- a CDS encoding Spy/CpxP family protein refolding chaperone — MNRKYAVTAVVILLVVGTAAVGQGWAHQHRRWGMDGLIDHHMAQMAWRLDLNDSQRQQVKALVAAEKPNIKNLVQQLAATHQQMLTATQKGQFDDAKVRAIANQEAQTIAELIVTKQQLQSKVYSLLTPVQQAKFDQMQQRHLDHMQKRMGTTSKP; from the coding sequence ATGAATCGCAAATATGCTGTTACAGCAGTTGTGATCTTGCTGGTCGTCGGCACTGCCGCCGTCGGTCAGGGATGGGCCCACCAGCATCGCCGCTGGGGAATGGACGGTCTTATTGACCATCATATGGCCCAGATGGCTTGGCGCCTCGACCTAAATGACAGCCAGAGACAACAAGTGAAGGCGCTGGTTGCGGCCGAAAAGCCCAATATCAAAAACCTGGTCCAGCAGCTCGCGGCCACACATCAGCAGATGCTGACGGCTACTCAAAAAGGGCAGTTCGATGACGCCAAAGTTCGTGCCATCGCCAATCAAGAAGCGCAGACCATTGCGGAGTTGATTGTCACCAAACAACAGTTGCAATCGAAGGTGTATAGCTTGCTCACGCCGGTGCAGCAGGCCAAGTTCGACCAGATGCAGCAGCGCCACTTAGACCATATGCAGAAACGGATGGGAACTACTTCAAAACCGTAG